In Corylus avellana chromosome ca2, CavTom2PMs-1.0, the following proteins share a genomic window:
- the LOC132169509 gene encoding receptor-like protein 34, with product MTTEYWPFEKSSKPYVRRKPNASVSLRCLANVLAISNPSLLLQLKHSLVFDSASSTKLVHWNPSVDCCSWEGVTCSDGRVIYLNLTHESISSGLDNSSSLFRLEYLQNLSLAYNNFENSEIPSEFDKLTNLSYLNLSNAGFAGQIPIAISRLTRLVSLDLSIDDLIIDSHALQLENPNLNMLVQNLSNLMELYLDGVKISAQGYEWGPALSSSVPKLTVLSLSNCLLSGPLDSSILNLQSLSIIHLDYNNFSAPVPEIFANFKNLMSLDFAYANLTGKFPRKIFQIPTLQMLDLSGNKLLQGSLPEFSSNGSLRTLVLSKTNFSGTLPNSIANLKMLSVINLSGCNFNGSIPKSMASLTRLLYLDMSNNNFGGSIPSFSMVKNLTTISLSKNNLTGEITSTWWEELLNLEILDLSYNSLNGSIPLSLYSIPSLRKLQLFNNRFSGQLTEFSTISSYLLDTLNLGRNNLEGPIPMSVFQLQGLKVLDLSLNNFNGSLQLNVIRTLRNLFYLDLSHNSLVIEYNGTNSSSFSQIVVLRLASCKLKTFPDHFLINQSRLLNLDLSDNQIHGEIPNWIWKLPRLQSLNLSHNYLETRDLPLLNLSSMTFLDLRSNMLQGQLSVFPKHAKYLDFSLNNFSYMIPASIGDSLSVVNFLSLSHNTFYGSIPGSICNATQLFALDLSDNFLNGTVPQCLIEMSKTLGVLNLRRNNLIGAISNMFPSNCSLQSLNLNGNQLQGRLPKSLAKCTSLEVLELGNNHIEDAFPCYLNNISTLQVFILRSNKFYGPIDCSGPNASWPMLQIVDLAANNFTGKLPIKYFFDWKAIMDDKNEASQLNHLRIEDNSWHIYYLDVVSVTMKSLQMELVKILTIFISLDFSCNNFDGPIPEELGELKSLIILNLSHNAFTGQIPKSLGNLTYLESLDLSSNELTGEIHVQLANGLIFLSVLNLSFNRLVGKIPQIKQFPTFSETSFEGNIGLCGFPLKEKCTPGESGSSPPTSKETHLNSGNAIEWKFLSAELGFVFGFGIVIGPLMFWKRWRICYYQHVDDIFFKMLPQLYIRIENRQRRAYKNQARRH from the exons ATGACTACAGAGTACTGGCCTTTTGAGAAGTCCAGCAAACCGTACGTAAGGCGTAAACCCAACG CTTCTGTATCTCTGAGGTGTCTGGCAAATGTCTTGGCAATCAGCAATCCTAGCTTGTTGCTCCAATTGAAGCATAGCCTCGTATTTGACAGTGCTTCATCCACAAAACTGGTGCACTGGAATCCAAGTGTCGATTGTTGTTCATGGGAAGGCGTAACTTGCAGTGACGGACGTGTTATCTATCTCAATCTGACCCACGAATCCATCTCAAGTGGACTTGACAATTCAAGCAGCCTCTTCAGGCTTGAGTATCTCCAGAATCTGAGTCTGGCTTATAACAACTTTGAGAATTCTGAAATTCCATCGGAGTTTGACAAGTTGACGAACTTGAGTTATTTAAACCTATCCAATGCTGGTTTTGCAGGACAGATTCCAATTGCAATTTCACGCTTGACAAGGTTGGTTAGTCTTGATTTATCTATCGATGACTTAATCATTGACAGTCATGCACTTCAACTTGAGAATCCAAATCTAAATATGTTGGTTCAGAATCTTTCGAACCTTATGGAACTTTATCTTGATGGTGTAAAGATATCAGCGCAAGGGTATGAGTGGGGCCCGGCCTTATCATCTTCAGTACCAAAGCTTACAGTGTTGAGCTTGTCAAATTGTCTCCTTTCAGGGCCTCTTGATTCCTCAATATTGAATCTTCAGTCTCTCTCAATTATTCATTTGGATTATAACAATTTTTCTGCTCCAGTTCCAgaaatttttgcaaatttcaaaaatttgatgTCCTTGGATTTCGCTTATGCTAATTTGACAGGAAAATTTCCAAGAAAGATTTTCCAGATTCCAACACTACAGATGCTTGACTTATCAGGTAATAAACTACTTCAGGGTTCGTTGCCCGAATTTTCTTCGAATGGATCTCTTCGAACGTTGGTGCTTAGTAAGACAAACTTTTCAGGGACATTGCCAAATTCTATTGCTAACCTGAAAATGTTGTCCGTAATAAATCTTTCTGGTTGCAATTTCAATGGATCAATCCCAAAGTCAATGGCAAGCCTCACTCGATTGCTTTATTTGGACATGTCAAACAATAATTTCGGCGGATCAATTCCATCATTCAGTATGGTCAAGAACTTGACCACAATAAGCCTTTCCAAAAACAATTTAACAGGTGAGATTACTTCCACTTGGTGGGAAGAACTTCTGAATTTGGAGATTCTTGACTTGAGTTACAATTCATTGAATGGGAGTATTCCACTTTCTTTGTATTCCATTCCATCATTACGGAAATTACAACTTTTCAACAACCGATTTTCTGGTCAACTCACTGAATTTTCAACTATTTCTTCTTACCTATTAGACACCCTTAATTTGGGGCGCAACAATTTGGAAGGGCCAATACCTATGTCTGTCTTTCAACTACAAGGTCTTAAGGTACTCGATCTTTCTTTAAACAACTTTAATGGCTCCTTGCAGCTTAATGTTATTCGGACCTTAAGAAATCTTTTTTATCTCGATCTTTCCCACAACAGCTTAGTGATTGAATACAATGGAACTAATTCATCCTCCTTTTCCCAAATTGTCGTTTTAAGATTGGCTTCTTGCAAGTTGAAAACATTTCCGGATCACTTCTTGATAAATCAATCCAGATTATTAAATCTAGACCTTTCAGACAACCAGATCCACGGAGAGATACCCAATTGGATCTGGAAGCTTCCTAGACTTCAGTCATTGAATCTTTCTCATAACTATCTGGAGACTCGAGATTTGCCTTTACTCAACTTGTCTTCTATGACATTTCTAGACCTTCGCTCCAACATGCTCCAAGGGCAACTCTCAGTTTTCCCAAAACATGCTAAATACTTGGATTTCTCGTTGAATAATTTCAGCTATATGATACCAGCTAGCATTGGTGACTCCCTATCTGTTGTTAACTTCTTGTCTCTTTCACACAATACATTCTATGGGAGTATCCCTGGATCAATATGCAATGCTACACAACTTTTTGCTCTAGATTTGTCTGATAATTTCTTGAATGGCACGGTTCCCCAATGCTTAATTGAGATGAGTAAGACTCTAGGGGTGCTGAATTTAAGGAGAAACAATCTCATTGGCGCAATTTCTAACATGTTTCCAAGCAATTGTAGCTTACAAAGTTTAAATCTCAACGGAAACCAACTTCAAGGAAGGCTACCGAAATCTCTGGCCAAATGCACATCTTTGGAAGTTTTAGAACTTGGGAACAACCACATTGAGGATGCCTTCCCATGTTACTTGAACAACATATCCACGTTGCAGGTCTTTATTTTGCGATCTAATAAATTTTACGGGCCCATTGATTGTTCAGGGCCTAATGCCTCTTGGCCGATGCTTCAAATTGTAGATCTTGCTGCAAACAATTTCACTGGTAAGCTTccaataaaatacttttttgatTGGAAGGCAATAATGGATGATAAAAATGAGGCCTCTCAGCTCAATCACCTCCGAATTGAAGATAATTCATGGCATATTTATTATCTAGATGTGGTATCTGTTACCATGAAAAGTCTACAGATGGAGCTAGTGAAGATCTTAACTATTTTCATTTCCCTTGATTTTTCATGCAACAATTTTGACGGGCCAATACCTGAAGAACTAGGAGAACTCAAATCGCTAATTATACTCAACTTGTCTCATAATGCTTTCACAGGCCAAATCCCAAAATCTTTAGGAAATTTGACTTATCTTGAGTCATTAGACTTGTCAAGCAATGAGCTTACTGGTGAGATCCATGTTCAACTTGCAAATGGTCTTATTTTCTTGTCAGTCCTCAACCTTTCGTTCAATCGATTGGTGGGAAAGATTCCACAGATCAAGCAATTTCCTACATTTTCAGAAACTTCCTTTGAAGGGAACATAGGATTATGTGGCTTTCCgttgaaagaaaaatgcacaCCTGGAGAGTCGGGATCGTCACCTCCAACATCTAAAGAAACTCATTTGAATTCTGGTAATGCAATTGAATGGAAATTCTTAAGTGCTGAATTgggatttgtttttggctttggGATTGTTATTGGGCCTCTTATGTTTTGGAAGAGATGGAGGATATGCTACTACCAACATGTTgatgatatttttttcaagatgtTGCCCCAACTATATATTAGAATAGAAAATCGCCAAAGACGAGCATACAAGAATCAAGCACGAAGGCATTAG